A genomic window from Silene latifolia isolate original U9 population chromosome Y, ASM4854445v1, whole genome shotgun sequence includes:
- the LOC141631969 gene encoding uncharacterized protein LOC141631969 — protein MVFVRGDVPSATAAAQALADFGKVSGLLANVDKTNIYFGGVSGQVKQSIMAKTGYTEGDLPFKYLGLPLHDSKLTVSMYEELLCKIKNSVQHWTTKLLSYAGRLQLLNSIFFGLENYWTSITLLPKTIIKILNQCCRDYLWNVQDNTHKLYMKSWKSCCCPWAEGGFNIKEILSWNRANLGKWIWRIMNQADSVWVQWNTAYNLRAVTIWTADPKPHHSESWRGILKVRDILIQLAGDIASAQELLGKCVDGGCFQVSKLYELIRPKYARVRWGTILWGSNIIPKHGFISALAAQAKLPTVDSLAHRGLPLVNWCILCKHAEETHHHLFFKCDFSAGLWCKILQWLKIRGRTNNFWTELEWCRSRKARKHWKMGMLRCCLAATVYLIWQERNMRIFRGRDTQVDVLVRQLQYTISAKMFFKYEQYSDEIVEVLSY, from the coding sequence ATGGTGTTTGTGAGAGGAGATGTCCCCTCTGCTACTGCTGCTGCTCAAGCTTTGGCTGACTTTGGTAAGGTTTCAGGGTTGCTTGCTAATGTTGATAAGACTAATATTTACTTTGGGGGTGTTTCTGGGCAAGTTAAGCAATCAATTATGGCAAAAACTGGATATACTGAGGGGGATCTCCCGTTCAAGTACCTTGGTCTACCTCTGCATGACAGCAAGCTTACTGTCTCCATGTATGAGGAGCTTCTCTGTAAAATAAAGAACTCTGTTCAGCACTGGACCACTAAACTGCTCTCCTATGCTGGCAGACTCCAACTGTTGAACTCCATATTCTTTGGATTGGAGAATTACTGGACTTCCATTACCCTTTTGCCTAAAACTATCATAAAAATTTTGAATCAATGTTGTAGGGATTACCTTTGGAATGTGCAGGACAATACTCACAAGCTTTATATGAAGAGTTGGAAGTCTTGTTGTTGTCCTTGGGCTGAAGGAGGGTTCAACATCAAAGAAATCCTTTCCTGGAATAGAGCTAATCTGGGTAAATGGATATGGAGAATTATGAATCAAGCTGACTCTGTTTGGGTCCAATGGAATACTGCATACAACTTGCGTGCTGTAACCATCTGGACTGCTGATCCCAAACCCCACCATTCTGAGAGTTGGAGGGGCATCTTGAAGGTACGGGATATTTTGATACAGCTTGCTGGGGATATTGCTAGTGCTCAGGAGTTGCTTGGTAAGTGTGTGGATGGTGGGTGCTTTCAGGTGTCTAAACTGTATGAACTTATTCGGCCTAAGTATGCTAGAGTCAGATGGGGTACTATCTTGTGGGGCTCTAACATCATTCCTAAACATGGCTTTATCAGTGCTCTTGCTGCTCAGGCAAAGCTGCCAACTGTTGATAGCCTTGCTCATAGAGGGCTTCCTTTGGTTAATTGGTGCATCTTGTGTAAACATGCTGAGGAGACACATCAccatttatttttcaaatgtgaCTTTTCTGCTGGTCTTTGGTGCAAGATTCTGCAATGGCTAAAGATCAGGGGAAGGACGAATAATTTCTGGACTGAGCTGGAATGGTGCCGTAGTAGGAAAGCTAGAAAGCATTGGAAGATGGGTATGCTTCGTTGCTGTCTGGCTGCCACTGTCTATCTAATTTGGCAAGAGCGAAATATGAGAATTTTCAGGGGACGAGATACTCAAGTGGATGTTCTTGTGAGACAATTACAATATACTATAAGTGCAAAAATGTTCTTTAAATATGAGCAATATAGTGATGAAATAGTCGAGGTTCTAAGTTATTAG